From Passer domesticus isolate bPasDom1 chromosome 5, bPasDom1.hap1, whole genome shotgun sequence, the proteins below share one genomic window:
- the RPS16 gene encoding small ribosomal subunit protein uS9 — MPAKGPLQSVQVFGRKKTATAVAHCKRGNGLIKVNGRPLEMIEPRTLQYKLLEPVLLLGKERFAGVDIRVRVKGGGHVAQIYAIRQAISKALVAYYQKYVDEASKKEIKDILIQYDRTLLVADPRRCESKKFGGPGARARYQKSYR, encoded by the exons ATGCCGGCCAAGGGTCCCCTGCAGAGCGTCCAGGTCTTCGGACGAAAG AAAACTGCAACAGCTGTTGCCCACTGCAAGAGAGGGAATGGCCTCATTAAAGTTAATGGAAGACCTCTGGAAATGATTGAGCCCAGAACTCTGCAGTATAAA ctgcttgAACCTGTCCTCCTCCTGGGGAAGGAACGGTTTGCTGGTGTTGACATCAGAGTCCGTGTGAAGGGTGGTGGCCACGTAGCACAAATCTATG CTATCCGTCAAGCTATTTCCAAAGCTTTGGTGGCTTACTATCAAAAAT ATGTTGATGAAGCTTCCAAGAAAGAGATCAAGGATATTCTAATCCAGTATGACAGGACTCTGCTTGTTGCAGATCCTCGCCGTTGTGAATCTAAGAAATTTGGAGGACCTGGTGCTCGTGCACGCTACCAGAAGTCTTACCGTTAA